ATGAAATTATTGAAGCACGCAAAGTTGTTCGTCAGGTATATTTGGATGAGAAAATTGAACGTTATATCGTAGATATTGTATTCGCTACCCGTTTCCCGGAAAAATATGATCTCAAAGAATTAAAAGATATGATAGGATTTGGAGGTTCGCCCCGTGCTTCTATCAACTTGGCTTTAGCTGCCCGTACATATGCTTTCATCAAACGTCGTGGTTATGTAATTCCAGAAGATGTACGTGCTGTTGCACATGATGTTCTTCGCCACCGTATAGGATTGACATACGAAGCGGAAGCTAACAATATGACTTCGGACGAAATCATCAGCAAGATTCTGAATAAGGTTGAAGTGCCCTGATTCGTAGTTATAATACAGTCAATAAGTAGTCATGGTGTTATACTTGACTACTTTAGCTACTTACTACTTAACTACTGTATAAATGGAGACAAGTGAAATACTAAAAAAAGTTCGTCAGATTGAAATTAAGACACGGGGATTGTCTAACAATATCTTTGCAGGCCAGTATCATTCGGCTTTCAAGGGTAGGGGTATGTCGTTTTCTGAAGTCCGGGAATATCAGTTTGGCGATGATATACGTGACATAGACTGGAATGTGACGGCACGTTTCAATAAACCTTACGTGAAAGTGTTTGAAGAAGAACGCGAACTGACAGTCATGTTGATGGTTGATGTTTCCGGAAGTTTGGAATTTGGTACTGTTAAACAGCTAAAGAAGGACATGGTAACGGAAATTGCGGCTACTCTTGCTTTTTCTGCCATACAGAATAATGATAAGATCGGCGTGATTTTCTTTTCAGACCGGATAGAAAAGTTTATTCCACCTAAAAAGGGACGTAAACATATTCTATATATTATCCGTGAACTGATTGACTTTCAACCGGAAAGCCGTCGTACCAATATACGTCTTGCATTGGAATACTTGACTAATGTGATGAAAAGACGCTGTACGGCATTCATTTTATCAGACTTCATCGACCAAGAAAGTTTTAAAAATGCATTAACCATAGCCAATCGGAAACATGACGTAGTAGCATTACAAGTTTACGACCGAAGAGTAAGTGATCTTCCGCCTGTAGGATTAATGCGAATAAAAGACGCAGAGACTGGTCATGAGCAATGGATCGATACTTCTTCTAAAGCTGTACGTCGTGCACATCGTGACTGGTGGATACAGAAGCAAGCTGAACTGAGCGATACGTTTACTAAAAGTAATGTAGACTCTGTGTCGGTTAAAACTGACCAGGATTACGTAAAGGCATTGTTGAATTTATTTGCCAAACGAAATTAATGAAATCAAATATGAATAGAAATATTATTCTGATAGCATTATTAGGTCTATTATCTATCGGCAAAGTAGCAGCGCAATCTGTTACAGTGGAAGCAAAAATAGATTCATTGCAGATACTGATTGGCGAACAGGCGAAATTGCAATTGCAAGTCGCCATGGATGCTAAGCAGCGCGCTATTTTTCCTGCTTATGCCGATACTTTAATAAAAGGTGTAGAAATTATAGAAACTGTCAAACCGGATACCCAATTTCTGAACGATCGCCAGCGAATGTTGATTACTCAGGAATATGTTATCACTTCTTTTGATTCAGCTTTATATTATCTGCCACCAATGCCTGTAACGGTAGATGGCAAAGAGTATAAATCAAAAGCCTTGGCATTGAAAGTGTATTCCATTCCAGTAGACACATTACACCCTGACCAATTTTTCGGACAAAAACCTGTAATGAAGGCACCTTTTGCATGGGAAGACTGGTATGGCTTGATTGCTTGTTCATTCCTAGCTTTACCTCTGCTCGGTTTATTGATCTATCTTATCATACGTATCCGTGATAATAAGCCAATTATCCGTAAGATAAAAGTTGAACCTAAGTTGCCGCCACATCAGGCTGCCATGAAGGAGATAGAACGTATCAAAACTGAAAAGATATGGCAGAAAGGACAACCGAAGGAATACTATACAGAGTTGACTGATACTCTTCGTACTTATATAAAAGATCGTTTCGGATTTAATGCATTGGAAATGACTTCTTCTGAAATCATTGATAAATTACTGGAAATGAATGATAAAGAGGCTATGTCTGATTTGAAATATCTTTTCCAAACTGCCGATTTAGTAAAGTTTGCCAAACATGATCCTCAAATGAATGAAAATGATGCAAACTTGATTAATGCTATCGACTTTATCAATGAGACGAAACAACCGGAAGAGGAAAATCAGAAACCACAACCAACAGAAATCACCATCATTGAGAAACGCTCTTTGCGGGTTAAAGCAATGCTGATTTGTGGAATTACGCTTTTATCAGTTGCATTGATTGGTACCTTTATATATATAGGTATGCAGATATACAATCTTTTTGTATAAAGAATGTATAACTTGAATACTAAATAGTAAACTGTTAAATCATAAATAAAATGGTTTTTGCCAATATTGAATATCTGTTTTTGCTATTATTGCTTATACCTTATATTGTATGGTATATTCTGAAGCAAAGAAAAAGTGAAGCTACCCTTCAAATTTCTGATGCCAGGGTATATGCGCATACACCCAAAAGTTATAAGAATTATTTGTTGCATGCTCCATTTCTATTACGTATCATTGCATTAGTATTGGTTATTTTGGTTCTTGCACGCCCACAAACGACTAATAAGTGGCAAAACAGCGAGATAGAAGGAATTGATATTATGCTGGCTATCGACGTTTCTACCAGTATGCTGGCTGAAGACTTGAAACCTAATAGGCTGGAAGCTGCAAAAGATGTTGCAGCGGAGTTTATTAATGGACGTCCCAATGACAATATCGGTATCACATTATTTGCCGGTGAGACCTTCACTCAATGTCCATTGACTGTAGACCATGCCGTATTGCTGGATATGATTCATAATATCAAATGTGGCCTTATCGAAGATGGTACTGCAGTGGGTATGGGAATAGCGAATGCTGTAACCCGTCTGAAAGATAGTAAAGCTAAATCGAAAGTCATCATCTTGTTGACGGATGGTACTAACAACAAAGGCGATATTTCTCCGATGACGGCTGCCGAAATAGCTAAGAGCTTTGGAATTCGTGTATACACTATCGGTGTAGGAACGAATGGAATGGCACCTTATCCCTATCCAGTCGGTAATACAGTGCAATATGTCAATATGCCGGTAGAAATCGACGAAAAGACATTGACGCAGATTGCCGGAACAACAGATGGTAACTATTTCCGGGCTACGAGCAATTCGAAACTAAAAGAAGTATATGAAGAAATTGATAAACTGGAGAAAACCAAACTGAATGTAAAAGAGTACAGCAAACGCGATGAAGAGTATCATTGGTTTGCATTAGCTGCTTTCCTCTGCGTGCTATTGGAAGTATTGCTACGTAATTCAATACTCAAGAAAATTCCATAAGGTGGTTTGTCAATTGTAATTTGTCAATCATAAAATAGTAAAGAAGATGTTTCGATTTGGAGAACCTACATATTTATATTTATTGCTGCTATTGCCTTTCTTAGCAGCTTTCTACTTGTATTCCAATTACAAAAGAAGGAAGAATATTCGCCGTTTTGGTGATCCTGCTTTGTTGGCTCAATTAATGCCTGACGTCTCTAAATATCGTCCGGATGTAAAATTCTGGATCTTATTTGCTGCTATCGGCTTATTTTCAGTACTATTAGCACGTCCTCAATTTGGTTCTAAATTGGAAACGGTAAAGCGCAAAGGAGTGGAAGTGATTATTGCATTAGACATTTCAAACTCTATGCTTGCCCAGGATGTGCAACCGAGCCGTTTGGAAAAGGCAAAAAGATTAATATCCAGATTGGTAGATGAACTTGATAATGATAAAGTCGGCATGATTGTTTTTGCCGGTGATGCGTTCACCCAATTACCAATTACCAGCGACTATATTTCTGCTAAAATGTTCTTGGAGTCCATAAATCCTTCTTTAATATCCAAGCAAGGTACAGCTATTGGAGAAGCAATTAATTTAGCTACCCGTAGTTTCACTCCTCAAGAAGGAGTAGGGCGTGCCATCATTGTCATTACGGATGGTGAGAACCATGAAGGCGGTGCAGTGGAAGCAGCTAAAGCTGCAGCAGAAAAAGGTATACAAGTAAATGTATTGGGAGTAGGTATGCCTGATGGAGCTCCTATACCGGCTGAAGGTACAAATGATTATCGTCGTGACCGGGAAGGTAATGTAATCGTTACGCGGCTGAATGAAGCGATGTGTCAGGAGATTGCCAAAGAAGGAAAAGGTATATATGTACGGGTAGACAACTCTAATTCGGCACAGAAAGCTATTAATCAAGAGGTGAACAAAATGGCAAAATCCGATGTAGAGTCGAAAGTCTACACTGAATTCAACGAACAATTCCAAGCAATTGCCTGGATTATTCTACTATTGCTATTGGCAGAAATATTAATTTTGGATCGCAAAAATCCTTTATTTAAGAACATTCATCTGTTTTCTAATAAGAAATAGTTATGCGCATGTTAAAAAGTAAATATATTATATTCGTCGTGCTTCTGCTATCGGCTGCTGCTGTCTCAGCGCAGAAAGAAGAACGTGACTATATCCGTAAAGGAAACCGCCTGTTTAATGATAGCGTATTTGTAGATGCAGAGGTAAACTACCGGAAAGCTCTGGAAGTAAATCCTAAATCTTCAGTATCCATGTATAATTTGGGTAATACGCTTTCACAACAGCAAAAGTTCCAGGATGCTATGGAGCAATATGTAGCAGCTGGCAATATAGAAAAAGACAAAATGAAACTGGCGCATATTTACCATAACATGGGAGTACTTTTCCAGGCTGGTAAAGACTATGCAAAAGCTGTGGATGCATATAAGATGTCATTGCGCAATAATCCTACTGATGATGAAACGCGATACAACTTGGCTCTTGCCCAAAAAATGTTGAAAGATCAACAACAGAACCAGCAGAATCAAGACCAGAATCAGGATCAAAACAAAGATCAACAAAAGCAAGATCAAAAACAAGACCAAAATAAAGATAAACAGAAAGATCAGAATCAAGATGAAAAGAAAGATCAGCAACAACCGCCCAAATCTGAAAAACAAAATAATCAGATGTCAAAGGAGAATGCTGAACAATTACTGAATTCTGTGATGCAGGATGAAAAAGACGTGCAGGATAAAGTAAAGAAACAACAGAAAGTACTGCAGGGTGGTCGTTTAGAAAAAGATTGGTAATATAAAGTTGACGATATAAATTTCATAAGCAATGAAAAAACTGATTATTATATTGATGGCATTGATAGCATATAGCACTCAGGCATTAGCCGATAAAGTGTCTTTTACTGCTTCTGCTCCTGATGCAGTGGTAGTAGGCGATCAATTCAGGCTATCTTACACTGTAACTACACAGAAAATTAAAGATTTTCAGGCTCCCTCAATTAAAGGATTCGATGTACTAATGGGGCCAAGCCGTTCACAGCAAAGTAGTACCCAAATTATAAATGGTAATGTTACATCTACCAGTAGTATTACATTTACATATATATTAATGGCTAATACTGCCGGTGAATACACGATTGGTGGTGCTTCAATTGTAGCCGATGGTAATCAAATGGTATCGAACTCGGTGAAAATTAAAGTACTACCGCAAGATCAAAGCAGTAATGGAGGTCAAAACAGTAGCAGTAATAACAACTCTTCCATACATTCTTCGTCCGGTACGACTGTATCTAATCAGGACTTGTTTATCACTGCAACTGCCAGCAAAACCAATGTATTCGAACAGGAAGCATTTGTTCTGACATATAAAATCTATACCAGAGAGTCGAATTTGCAGCTAAACAATGCCAAGCTCCCTGATTTTAAAGGTTTCCATTCACAGGAAATCGAAATGACAACAAATGCTAAGTGGACTCCTGAACATTATCAGGGACGTAATTACTATACAACAGTTTATCGTCAGTTTGTACTTTTTCCACAGCAATCAGGTAAACTATATATAGATCCGGCTCAATTTCAGATGACAGTAGGAAAACCTATACAATCAGCCGATCCTTTCGATGCATTTTTTAATGGTGGAAGTAGTGTGATGGAGATTAAAAAAAATATCGCTACTCCTAAGATAGCAATAAATGTCAATCCACTTCCAGCTGGTAAGCCGTCAGACTTCTCTGGTGGAGTAGGAGAGTTTACCATTTCTTCATCTATTAATAGCAAAGAGTTGAAAACCAATGATGCTATTACTATTAAACTAGTTATTTCCGGCACAGGAAACTTGAAGTTGATTTCTAATCCAGAAATAAAATTTCCGGATGACTTTGAAGTATATGATCCCAAAGTAGATAATCAGGTTAGGTTGACTCGTGAAGGACTTACTGGTAATAAAGTAATTGAGTATCTGGCGATTCCCAGACATGCCGGAACATATAAGATTCCGGGAGTATCTTTCAGTTACTTTGATATTCGTTCCAAATCATACAAAACTCTAAAAACGGAAGAGTATGTAGTGAATATTGAGAAGGGTGCAGGAAATGCAGATCAAGTGATTGCAAATTTCACTAATAAGGAGGACTTGAAAGTATTAGGAGAAGATATACGTTATATCAAACAAAACGAGGTAACTCTTCAGCCTAAAGGTAGTTTCTTCTACGGTTCAATGACCTATTGGTTATTCTATATTATTCCAGCTCTTGCCTTTATCATCTTCTTTATTATCTATCGCAAGCAAGCAGCAGAGAATGCCAATGTTGCTAAGGTGCGGACAAAGAAAGCTAATAAAGTCGCTACAAAACGTATGAAATTAGCAGGTAAGCTACTTTCTGAAAATAAGAAGGATGCTTTTTATGATGAGGTTCTGAAAGCATTATGGGGATATATTAGTGATAAGTTAAATATTCCGGTATCTCGTTTATCTAAAGATAATATCGAAGAAAAACTAAGAAATCATGGAGTGAATGAAGAACTAATTAAAGGATTCCTGAATGCACTGAATGACTGTGAATTTGCCCGTTTCGCTCCAGGAGATGAAAATCAAGCTATGGATAAAGTTTATTCATCTTCGATAGAAGTAATAAGCAAAATGGAGAATTCAATAAAACATTAACCAAGAAGAGATTGTGTTATGAAAAAAATATTATTTTTTATATTAATATTAATGTCGGTGACTTGTTTTGGACAGGATTCACAAAACATTGATTCTATACAAGTTAACGATTCTATCCATGCGGGTTCTACTATATTCTCTAATGATACACCCGGAGATATTACAAAAACTGAAGGGGACTCTGCATACATAAAGGAAGATTATGCCACAGCCATTCAAGTATACGAAACGCTGTTAAAGAATGGAGAAGCTGCTGACGTTTATTATAACCTAGGGAATAGTTATTATAAAATAGGAGAAATAGCAAAAGCAGTCCTCAACTATGAACGTGCTTTACTATTGCAACCCGGTAATAATGACATTCGTGCTAATCTTGAAGTAGCACGTGCCAAAACAATAGATAAAGTAGAACCAGTTCCCGAAGTATTCTTTGTTTCATGGACTAAATCTTTGATAAATAGTATGAGTGTAGATGCATGGGCAATGTGGGGAATCATCTCTTTTATTTTATTCATTGTTGCACTCTACTTTTTCATATTCTCTAAACTGATTATGTGGAAGAAAGCCGGTTTCATATCAGGAGTCATCTTTTTGATTATTACTATATGTACCAATCTCTTTGCTTCAGAGCAAAAAGAACATTTAGTAAACCGGAATGAAGCGATTGTTATGAATCCAAGTGTCACGGTTCGAAGTACTCCCAGTGAGAGTGGTACTAGCTTATTTATTCTCCATGAAGGAAGAAAGGTAAGCATCAAGGACAATTCGATGAAAGAATGGAAAGAAATCCGCTTGGAAGACGGAAAAGTAGGCTGGGTGCCGACCTCCGCTATTGAGGTGATATAGAGCCAAATAAAAGATTTTATAAATTCAGAAAAAAGATAAGCAAATAATTTGTTTTATCTTTTTTTTTGCTTAAGTTTATAGCGTGATAAAAAAATCACATAGTATTAACCATTAAATTTACGAGACATGAGAACAATAACATTTAATGAACTTCGTAAGATTAAAGATTCATTGCCTAGCGGTAGCATGCATAGAATAGCAGATGAACTTGGTTTGCACGTAGATACTGTGCGAAACTTCTTCGGCGGGCACAATTTCAAGGAAGGAAAAAGTGTCGGAATACATCTTGAGCCCGGTCCGGATGGTGGGCTTGTAATGCTGGATGATACGACCGTTCTTGATCGGGCTTTAAAGATATTGGATGAATTGAATATGAGAATGCAAAAAGAACAGGCTACCGAATCTGTGCAAGTTTAAAATATAACAAACTGAATCCCAATTGAGCAAACAATTGGGATTTCTTATTTGTTCACCCTTCAAAAATGTACATTTATGGAAGACAAATTAGTAACCCTAGCCATTCTGACATATACCAAAGCTCAGATATTAAAGAATGTCCTTGAAAATGAAGGTATTGAGACATACATTCATAACGTAAACCAAATACAGCCTGTCGTTTCTTCGGGTGTCCGTTTGCGAATTAAGGAAAGTGATTTACCACGTGCGCTAAAAATAACAGAAAGTTCTACTTGGTTATCTGAAAGTATAGTGGGAGAGAAGGAACCTAAAGTTGAAAATAAATCAAACAAGATTTTAATCCCTGTCGACTTCTCCAATTATTCGATGAAAGCATGTGAATTTGCTTTTAATTTAGCAAAAACAGA
The DNA window shown above is from Bacteroides faecium and carries:
- a CDS encoding DUF58 domain-containing protein, which codes for METSEILKKVRQIEIKTRGLSNNIFAGQYHSAFKGRGMSFSEVREYQFGDDIRDIDWNVTARFNKPYVKVFEEERELTVMLMVDVSGSLEFGTVKQLKKDMVTEIAATLAFSAIQNNDKIGVIFFSDRIEKFIPPKKGRKHILYIIRELIDFQPESRRTNIRLALEYLTNVMKRRCTAFILSDFIDQESFKNALTIANRKHDVVALQVYDRRVSDLPPVGLMRIKDAETGHEQWIDTSSKAVRRAHRDWWIQKQAELSDTFTKSNVDSVSVKTDQDYVKALLNLFAKRN
- a CDS encoding vWA domain-containing protein, with translation MVFANIEYLFLLLLLIPYIVWYILKQRKSEATLQISDARVYAHTPKSYKNYLLHAPFLLRIIALVLVILVLARPQTTNKWQNSEIEGIDIMLAIDVSTSMLAEDLKPNRLEAAKDVAAEFINGRPNDNIGITLFAGETFTQCPLTVDHAVLLDMIHNIKCGLIEDGTAVGMGIANAVTRLKDSKAKSKVIILLTDGTNNKGDISPMTAAEIAKSFGIRVYTIGVGTNGMAPYPYPVGNTVQYVNMPVEIDEKTLTQIAGTTDGNYFRATSNSKLKEVYEEIDKLEKTKLNVKEYSKRDEEYHWFALAAFLCVLLEVLLRNSILKKIP
- a CDS encoding VWA domain-containing protein, producing MFRFGEPTYLYLLLLLPFLAAFYLYSNYKRRKNIRRFGDPALLAQLMPDVSKYRPDVKFWILFAAIGLFSVLLARPQFGSKLETVKRKGVEVIIALDISNSMLAQDVQPSRLEKAKRLISRLVDELDNDKVGMIVFAGDAFTQLPITSDYISAKMFLESINPSLISKQGTAIGEAINLATRSFTPQEGVGRAIIVITDGENHEGGAVEAAKAAAEKGIQVNVLGVGMPDGAPIPAEGTNDYRRDREGNVIVTRLNEAMCQEIAKEGKGIYVRVDNSNSAQKAINQEVNKMAKSDVESKVYTEFNEQFQAIAWIILLLLLAEILILDRKNPLFKNIHLFSNKK
- a CDS encoding tetratricopeptide repeat protein; its protein translation is MLKSKYIIFVVLLLSAAAVSAQKEERDYIRKGNRLFNDSVFVDAEVNYRKALEVNPKSSVSMYNLGNTLSQQQKFQDAMEQYVAAGNIEKDKMKLAHIYHNMGVLFQAGKDYAKAVDAYKMSLRNNPTDDETRYNLALAQKMLKDQQQNQQNQDQNQDQNKDQQKQDQKQDQNKDKQKDQNQDEKKDQQQPPKSEKQNNQMSKENAEQLLNSVMQDEKDVQDKVKKQQKVLQGGRLEKDW
- a CDS encoding BatD family protein, which produces MKKLIIILMALIAYSTQALADKVSFTASAPDAVVVGDQFRLSYTVTTQKIKDFQAPSIKGFDVLMGPSRSQQSSTQIINGNVTSTSSITFTYILMANTAGEYTIGGASIVADGNQMVSNSVKIKVLPQDQSSNGGQNSSSNNNSSIHSSSGTTVSNQDLFITATASKTNVFEQEAFVLTYKIYTRESNLQLNNAKLPDFKGFHSQEIEMTTNAKWTPEHYQGRNYYTTVYRQFVLFPQQSGKLYIDPAQFQMTVGKPIQSADPFDAFFNGGSSVMEIKKNIATPKIAINVNPLPAGKPSDFSGGVGEFTISSSINSKELKTNDAITIKLVISGTGNLKLISNPEIKFPDDFEVYDPKVDNQVRLTREGLTGNKVIEYLAIPRHAGTYKIPGVSFSYFDIRSKSYKTLKTEEYVVNIEKGAGNADQVIANFTNKEDLKVLGEDIRYIKQNEVTLQPKGSFFYGSMTYWLFYIIPALAFIIFFIIYRKQAAENANVAKVRTKKANKVATKRMKLAGKLLSENKKDAFYDEVLKALWGYISDKLNIPVSRLSKDNIEEKLRNHGVNEELIKGFLNALNDCEFARFAPGDENQAMDKVYSSSIEVISKMENSIKH
- a CDS encoding tetratricopeptide repeat protein; this translates as MKKILFFILILMSVTCFGQDSQNIDSIQVNDSIHAGSTIFSNDTPGDITKTEGDSAYIKEDYATAIQVYETLLKNGEAADVYYNLGNSYYKIGEIAKAVLNYERALLLQPGNNDIRANLEVARAKTIDKVEPVPEVFFVSWTKSLINSMSVDAWAMWGIISFILFIVALYFFIFSKLIMWKKAGFISGVIFLIITICTNLFASEQKEHLVNRNEAIVMNPSVTVRSTPSESGTSLFILHEGRKVSIKDNSMKEWKEIRLEDGKVGWVPTSAIEVI